The proteins below come from a single Salvelinus alpinus chromosome 18, SLU_Salpinus.1, whole genome shotgun sequence genomic window:
- the LOC139543936 gene encoding alpha-1A adrenergic receptor-like produces the protein MVPSDENITVPESCPNCSSSSFAEVDITKAVTLGLVMGVFVIFGVLGNILVILSVVCHHHLRSVTHYFIANLAAADLLLSSTVLPFSATSEVLGRWVFGRSFCSAWAALDVLCCTASILSLCVISVDRYLAVSYPLHYPAMATGRRGLVAVAALWGLSAAISVGPLFGWKEPDPEDETECRITEEPGYAIFSALGSFYVPLAVILAMYCKVYVVAKRKTRDLREGRKREGGMDTEGEGVTLRIHRGNAPAKPEGQEEEGEKCIMRRRRTTFALMHLLKFSREKRAAKTLGIVVGCFVLCWLPFFLVMPIGSIFPSYRPSDTIFKITFWLGYLNSCINPIIYPCFSQEFQRAFLNVLHGRCLRQGGRSSKSLGFAPSYSPSPDPSSLIRSQPHPSSSSSSTPPTQPRRAASPASHVSSSGCWKTFSGSSSSVGVPGHTQSTRVHSKSLLKVWCFAAGENPSQQGAACLSPSAPGATCQTKVHCHSLGARGEAV, from the exons ATGGTTCCCTCAGATGAGAATATCACTGTGCCAGAAAGCTGTCCCAACTGCAGTTCCTCCTCCTTCGCTGAGGTGGATATCACTAAGGCGGTGACCCTGGGCCTGGTGATGGGGGTGTTTGTCATCTTCGGGGTTCTCGGTAACATCCTGGTTATCCTGTCTGTGGTGTGCCACCACCACCTACGCTCCGTCACACACTACTTCATCGCCAACCTTGCGGCGGCAGACCTGCTCTTGAGCTCCACCGTGCTGCCGTTCTCTGCCACCTCGGAGGTCCTAGGCCGCTGGGTGTTTGGCCGGTCTTTCTGCAGTGCCTGGGCCGCCCTGGATGTTCTCTGCTGCACTGCCTCTATCCTAAGCCTGTGTGTCATCTCTGTTGACCGCTACCTAGCAGTCAGCTACCCGCTGCACTACCCTGCCATGGCCACTGGGCGGCGCGGCCTGGTCGCAGTGGCAGCTCTCTGGGGCCTCTCGGCAGCCATATCCGTAGGTCCACTCTTCGGCTGGAAGGAGCCCGACCCAGAGGACGAGACTGAGTGCCGGATCACAGAGGAACCGGGCTATGCTATTTTCTCTGCCCTGGGGTCGTTCTATGTGCCACTAGCTGTCATCCTGGCCATGTATTGCAAGGTGTATGTGGTGGCCAAGCGGAAGACTCGAGACCTGAGGGAGGgcaggaagagggagggggggatggacacggagggagagggagtgacactGAGGATCCATCGGGGAAATGCCCCTGCTAAGCCAGAGGggcaagaggaggagggagagaagtgcATCATGAGGCGGAGACGCACCACCTTCGCCCTCATGCACCTGCTGAAATTCTCCCGAGAGAAGAGGGCAGCCAAGACTCTGGGCATTGTGGTTGGCTGCTTCGTTCTCTGCTGGCTGCCCTTCTTCCTGGTTATGCCCATTG GCTCCATATTCCCATCGTACAGGCCATCTGACACCATATTTAAGATCACCTTCTGGCTGGGCTACCTCAACAGCTGTATCAACCCCATTATCTATCCCTGTTTCAGCCAGGAGTTCCAGAGGGCCTTCCTCAACGTTCTGCATGGACGCTGCCTCAGACAGGGTGGCAGGAGCTCCAAGTCTCTGGGGTTTGCTCCTTCCTATAGTCCCAGTCCTGATCCATCGTCTCTTATTAGATCCcagcctcacccctcctcctccagctcctccactCCCCCCACCCAGCCACGCCGAGCCGCCTCCCCAGCCTCTCACGTCTCCTCCTCTGGCTGCTGGAAGACCTTCTCTGGCTCCTCTTCCTCAGTGGGGGTGCCAGGCCATACCCAAAGTACCCGGGTCCACAGTAAAAGCCTGCTGAAGGTGTGGTGTTTTGCAGCGGGGGAGAACCCGTCCCAACAGGGTGCTGCTTGCCTGAGCCCCTCAGCCCCTGGTGCTACATGTCAAACGAAAGTCCATTGCCACTCCCTGGGAGCAAGAGGGGAGGCTGTCTGA